One segment of Onychomys torridus chromosome 3, mOncTor1.1, whole genome shotgun sequence DNA contains the following:
- the Foxm1 gene encoding forkhead box protein M1 isoform X1, which translates to MMRTSPRRPLILKRRRLPLPIQNAPRETSQEETKRLPAQQEPTQAQASQEVAESSSCKFPAGIKIINHPTMPNTQVVAIPNNADIQSIITALTAKGKESGSNGPNKFILISSGGASSHPPGPQPQAQASNDSRKTGVITETLGPKPAAKGAPVPKPPGALPRQRQESCAGSEAAGCTLDNSLTNIQWLGKMSSDGLGPCSIKQEMEEKENCQLEQNQVKAEEPSGASTSWQDSVSERPPYSYMAMIQFAINSTERKRMTLKDIYTWIEDHFPYFKHIAKPGWKNSIRHNLSLHDMFVRETSANGKVSFWTIHPSANRYLTLDQVFKPLEPGSPQSPENLESQQKRPNPELRRNVTIKTELPLGARRKMKPLLPRVSSYLVPIQFPVNQSLVLQPSVKVPLPLAASLMSSELARHSKRVRIAPKVLLANEGVAPLPAAGQVKEEKPLLEEGLMPLLPIQSIKEEEIQPGEDLPHLERPIKVESPPLEEWPSPCASLKEELSNSWEDSSCSPTPKPKKSYCGLRSPARCVSEMLVTKRREKREVSRSRRKQHLRPPCLDEPELLFSEDPSTLQPAMEPLPLAEPSEPASQLSCPQEEGGPFKTPVKETVPISSTPSKSVLSRTPESWRLTPPAKVGGLDFSPVRTPQGAFGPLPDSLGLMELNTTPLKSVPLFDSPRELLNSEPFDLASDPFSSSPPPHLEVPKPGSPEPQVPSLSANRSVTEGLVLDTMNDSLSKILLDISFPGLEEDPLGPDNINWSQFIPELR; encoded by the exons ATGATGAGAACCAGCCCCCGTCGGCCACTGATTCTCAAAAGACGGAGGCTGCCCCTTCCTATTCAAAATGCCCCACGTGAAACatcacaggaagaaacaaagagactCCCTGCCCAGCAGGAGCCTACTCAAGCACAGGCCTCCCAGGAGGTGGCAGAGTCCAGTTCTTGCAAGTTTCCAGCTGGAATCAAGATTATCAATCACCCCACCATGCCCAACACACAAGTGGTGGCCATCCCCAACAATGCCGATATCCAGAGCATCATCACAGCACTAACTGCCAAAGGGAAAGAGAGTGGTAGCAATGGACCCAACAAGTTCATCCTCATCAGCTCTGGGGGAGCCTCATCTCACCCTCCTGGTCCCCAGCCTCAAGCCCAAGCCAGCAACGATTCCAGGAAGACGGGAGTGATCACCGAGACGTTGGGACCAAAGCCAGCAGCTAAGGGTGCACCTGTTCCCAAGCCACCTGGAGCCCTTCCAAGGCAAAGACAGGAAAGCTGTG CTGGCAGTGAAGCAGCAGGCTGCACGCTGGACAACAGCTTAACCAATATCCAGTGGCTTGGGAAGATGAGTTCTGATGGACTGGGCCCCTGCAGCATTaagcaggagatggaagagaaggagaattgTCAGCTGGAGCAGAATCAGGTTAAG GCTGAGGAGCCCTCAGGAGCATCCACATCTTGGCAGGACTCTGTGTCTGAGAGGCCACCCTACTCTTACATGGCCATGATACAGTTTGCCATCAACAGCACTGAGAGAAAGCGTATGACCTTGAAGGATATCTACACTTGGATCGAGGACCACTTCCCCTATTTTAAGCACATTGCCAAGCCAGGCTGGAAG aaCTCTATCCGCCACAACCTTTCTCTCCATGACATGTTTGTTCGGGAGACATCTGCCAATGGCAAGGTCTCTTTCTGGACCATTCACCCAAGTGCCAATCGTTACTTGACATTGGACCAAGTGTTTAAG CCACTGGAACCAGGGTCTCCACAATCGCCCGAAAACTTGGAATCA CAGCAGAAACGACCCAATCCTGAGCTCCGTAGAAATGTGACCATCAAAACGGAACTCCCGCTGGGTGCAC GGCGAAAGATGAAGCCACTGCTCCCACGGGTCAGCTCATACCTGGTGCCCATCCAGTTCCCAGTGAACCAGTCTCTGGTGTTACAGCCCTCAGTAAAGGTGCCACTGCCTCTGGCAGCTTCACTTATGAGCTCAGAGCTCGCCCGTCATAGCAAGCGAGTCCGAATTGCACCCAAGGTTCTGCTAGCCAACGAAGGGGTAGCCCCACTTCCTGCTGCAGGACAGGTGAAGGAGGAGAAACCCCTGCTCGAAGAAGGGCTAATGCCTCTGCTTCCTATTCAGTCCATTAAGGAGGAAGAAATACAGCCTGGGGAGGACTTGCCACACTTAGAGAGGCCTATCAAAGTGGAGAGCCCTCCCTTGGAAGAGTGGCCTTCTCCATGTGCATCACTGAAAGAGGAACTGTCCAATTCCTGGGAAGATTCTTCCTGCTCTCCTACCCCAAAGCCCAAGAAGTCCTATTGTGGGCTCAGATCCCCAGCCCGGTGTGTCTCGGAAATGCTGGTGACTAAgcgaagagagaagagggaggtgagCCGGTCTCGGAGGAAACAGCACCTTCGCCCACCCTGTCTGGATGAGCCTGAACTGCTCTTCTCAGAGGACCCCAGCACAttacagccagccatggagccTCTACCTCTAGCAGAGCCCTCAGAGCCTGCATCCCAGCTCAGCTGCcctcaggaggagggagggcccTTCAAGACCCCCGTCAAGGAGACGGTGCCCATCTCTTCCACTCCTAGCAAGTCTGTACTCTCCAGAACCCCTGAGTCCTGGAGGCTCACACCCCCAGCCAAAGTTGGGGGGTTAGATTTCAGCCCAGTACGAACCCCCCAGGGCGCCTTTGGCCCCTTGCCTGACTCCCTGGGGCTGATGGAGCTGAACACCACACCTCTGAAAAGCGTTCCCCTTTTTGACTCACCCCGAGAGCTCCTCAACTCAGAACCCTTTGACCTTGCCTCTGACCCCTTTAGCAGCTCTCCGCCTCCACATCTGGAGGTCCCCAAGCCAGGCTCCCCTGAGCCACAGGTCCCCAGCCTTTCAGCCAACCGTTCTGTCACAGAAGGCCTGGTCTTGGACACAATGAATGACAGTCTCAGCAAGATCCTTCTAGACATCAGCTTCCCTGGCCTGGAGGAGGATCCTCTGGGCCCTGACAACATCAACTGGTCTCAGTTCATCCCTGAGCTGCGGTAG
- the Foxm1 gene encoding forkhead box protein M1 isoform X3 — protein sequence MRTSPRRPLILKRRRLPLPIQNAPRETSQEETKRLPAQQEPTQAQASQEVAESSSCKFPAGIKIINHPTMPNTQVVAIPNNADIQSIITALTAKGKESGSNGPNKFILISSGGASSHPPGPQPQAQASNDSRKTGVITETLGPKPAAKGAPVPKPPGALPRQRQESCGIEAAGCTLDNSLTNIQWLGKMSSDGLGPCSIKQEMEEKENCQLEQNQVKAEEPSGASTSWQDSVSERPPYSYMAMIQFAINSTERKRMTLKDIYTWIEDHFPYFKHIAKPGWKNSIRHNLSLHDMFVRETSANGKVSFWTIHPSANRYLTLDQVFKQQQKRPNPELRRNVTIKTELPLGARRKMKPLLPRVSSYLVPIQFPVNQSLVLQPSVKVPLPLAASLMSSELARHSKRVRIAPKVLLANEGVAPLPAAGQVKEEKPLLEEGLMPLLPIQSIKEEEIQPGEDLPHLERPIKVESPPLEEWPSPCASLKEELSNSWEDSSCSPTPKPKKSYCGLRSPARCVSEMLVTKRREKREVSRSRRKQHLRPPCLDEPELLFSEDPSTLQPAMEPLPLAEPSEPASQLSCPQEEGGPFKTPVKETVPISSTPSKSVLSRTPESWRLTPPAKVGGLDFSPVRTPQGAFGPLPDSLGLMELNTTPLKSVPLFDSPRELLNSEPFDLASDPFSSSPPPHLEVPKPGSPEPQVPSLSANRSVTEGLVLDTMNDSLSKILLDISFPGLEEDPLGPDNINWSQFIPELR from the exons ATGAGAACCAGCCCCCGTCGGCCACTGATTCTCAAAAGACGGAGGCTGCCCCTTCCTATTCAAAATGCCCCACGTGAAACatcacaggaagaaacaaagagactCCCTGCCCAGCAGGAGCCTACTCAAGCACAGGCCTCCCAGGAGGTGGCAGAGTCCAGTTCTTGCAAGTTTCCAGCTGGAATCAAGATTATCAATCACCCCACCATGCCCAACACACAAGTGGTGGCCATCCCCAACAATGCCGATATCCAGAGCATCATCACAGCACTAACTGCCAAAGGGAAAGAGAGTGGTAGCAATGGACCCAACAAGTTCATCCTCATCAGCTCTGGGGGAGCCTCATCTCACCCTCCTGGTCCCCAGCCTCAAGCCCAAGCCAGCAACGATTCCAGGAAGACGGGAGTGATCACCGAGACGTTGGGACCAAAGCCAGCAGCTAAGGGTGCACCTGTTCCCAAGCCACCTGGAGCCCTTCCAAGGCAAAGACAGGAAAGCTGTGGTAT TGAAGCAGCAGGCTGCACGCTGGACAACAGCTTAACCAATATCCAGTGGCTTGGGAAGATGAGTTCTGATGGACTGGGCCCCTGCAGCATTaagcaggagatggaagagaaggagaattgTCAGCTGGAGCAGAATCAGGTTAAG GCTGAGGAGCCCTCAGGAGCATCCACATCTTGGCAGGACTCTGTGTCTGAGAGGCCACCCTACTCTTACATGGCCATGATACAGTTTGCCATCAACAGCACTGAGAGAAAGCGTATGACCTTGAAGGATATCTACACTTGGATCGAGGACCACTTCCCCTATTTTAAGCACATTGCCAAGCCAGGCTGGAAG aaCTCTATCCGCCACAACCTTTCTCTCCATGACATGTTTGTTCGGGAGACATCTGCCAATGGCAAGGTCTCTTTCTGGACCATTCACCCAAGTGCCAATCGTTACTTGACATTGGACCAAGTGTTTAAG CAGCAGCAGAAACGACCCAATCCTGAGCTCCGTAGAAATGTGACCATCAAAACGGAACTCCCGCTGGGTGCAC GGCGAAAGATGAAGCCACTGCTCCCACGGGTCAGCTCATACCTGGTGCCCATCCAGTTCCCAGTGAACCAGTCTCTGGTGTTACAGCCCTCAGTAAAGGTGCCACTGCCTCTGGCAGCTTCACTTATGAGCTCAGAGCTCGCCCGTCATAGCAAGCGAGTCCGAATTGCACCCAAGGTTCTGCTAGCCAACGAAGGGGTAGCCCCACTTCCTGCTGCAGGACAGGTGAAGGAGGAGAAACCCCTGCTCGAAGAAGGGCTAATGCCTCTGCTTCCTATTCAGTCCATTAAGGAGGAAGAAATACAGCCTGGGGAGGACTTGCCACACTTAGAGAGGCCTATCAAAGTGGAGAGCCCTCCCTTGGAAGAGTGGCCTTCTCCATGTGCATCACTGAAAGAGGAACTGTCCAATTCCTGGGAAGATTCTTCCTGCTCTCCTACCCCAAAGCCCAAGAAGTCCTATTGTGGGCTCAGATCCCCAGCCCGGTGTGTCTCGGAAATGCTGGTGACTAAgcgaagagagaagagggaggtgagCCGGTCTCGGAGGAAACAGCACCTTCGCCCACCCTGTCTGGATGAGCCTGAACTGCTCTTCTCAGAGGACCCCAGCACAttacagccagccatggagccTCTACCTCTAGCAGAGCCCTCAGAGCCTGCATCCCAGCTCAGCTGCcctcaggaggagggagggcccTTCAAGACCCCCGTCAAGGAGACGGTGCCCATCTCTTCCACTCCTAGCAAGTCTGTACTCTCCAGAACCCCTGAGTCCTGGAGGCTCACACCCCCAGCCAAAGTTGGGGGGTTAGATTTCAGCCCAGTACGAACCCCCCAGGGCGCCTTTGGCCCCTTGCCTGACTCCCTGGGGCTGATGGAGCTGAACACCACACCTCTGAAAAGCGTTCCCCTTTTTGACTCACCCCGAGAGCTCCTCAACTCAGAACCCTTTGACCTTGCCTCTGACCCCTTTAGCAGCTCTCCGCCTCCACATCTGGAGGTCCCCAAGCCAGGCTCCCCTGAGCCACAGGTCCCCAGCCTTTCAGCCAACCGTTCTGTCACAGAAGGCCTGGTCTTGGACACAATGAATGACAGTCTCAGCAAGATCCTTCTAGACATCAGCTTCCCTGGCCTGGAGGAGGATCCTCTGGGCCCTGACAACATCAACTGGTCTCAGTTCATCCCTGAGCTGCGGTAG
- the Foxm1 gene encoding forkhead box protein M1 isoform X4 encodes MRTSPRRPLILKRRRLPLPIQNAPRETSQEETKRLPAQQEPTQAQASQEVAESSSCKFPAGIKIINHPTMPNTQVVAIPNNADIQSIITALTAKGKESGSNGPNKFILISSGGASSHPPGPQPQAQASNDSRKTGVITETLGPKPAAKGAPVPKPPGALPRQRQESCGIEAAGCTLDNSLTNIQWLGKMSSDGLGPCSIKQEMEEKENCQLEQNQVKAEEPSGASTSWQDSVSERPPYSYMAMIQFAINSTERKRMTLKDIYTWIEDHFPYFKHIAKPGWKNSIRHNLSLHDMFVRETSANGKVSFWTIHPSANRYLTLDQVFKQQKRPNPELRRNVTIKTELPLGARRKMKPLLPRVSSYLVPIQFPVNQSLVLQPSVKVPLPLAASLMSSELARHSKRVRIAPKVLLANEGVAPLPAAGQVKEEKPLLEEGLMPLLPIQSIKEEEIQPGEDLPHLERPIKVESPPLEEWPSPCASLKEELSNSWEDSSCSPTPKPKKSYCGLRSPARCVSEMLVTKRREKREVSRSRRKQHLRPPCLDEPELLFSEDPSTLQPAMEPLPLAEPSEPASQLSCPQEEGGPFKTPVKETVPISSTPSKSVLSRTPESWRLTPPAKVGGLDFSPVRTPQGAFGPLPDSLGLMELNTTPLKSVPLFDSPRELLNSEPFDLASDPFSSSPPPHLEVPKPGSPEPQVPSLSANRSVTEGLVLDTMNDSLSKILLDISFPGLEEDPLGPDNINWSQFIPELR; translated from the exons ATGAGAACCAGCCCCCGTCGGCCACTGATTCTCAAAAGACGGAGGCTGCCCCTTCCTATTCAAAATGCCCCACGTGAAACatcacaggaagaaacaaagagactCCCTGCCCAGCAGGAGCCTACTCAAGCACAGGCCTCCCAGGAGGTGGCAGAGTCCAGTTCTTGCAAGTTTCCAGCTGGAATCAAGATTATCAATCACCCCACCATGCCCAACACACAAGTGGTGGCCATCCCCAACAATGCCGATATCCAGAGCATCATCACAGCACTAACTGCCAAAGGGAAAGAGAGTGGTAGCAATGGACCCAACAAGTTCATCCTCATCAGCTCTGGGGGAGCCTCATCTCACCCTCCTGGTCCCCAGCCTCAAGCCCAAGCCAGCAACGATTCCAGGAAGACGGGAGTGATCACCGAGACGTTGGGACCAAAGCCAGCAGCTAAGGGTGCACCTGTTCCCAAGCCACCTGGAGCCCTTCCAAGGCAAAGACAGGAAAGCTGTGGTAT TGAAGCAGCAGGCTGCACGCTGGACAACAGCTTAACCAATATCCAGTGGCTTGGGAAGATGAGTTCTGATGGACTGGGCCCCTGCAGCATTaagcaggagatggaagagaaggagaattgTCAGCTGGAGCAGAATCAGGTTAAG GCTGAGGAGCCCTCAGGAGCATCCACATCTTGGCAGGACTCTGTGTCTGAGAGGCCACCCTACTCTTACATGGCCATGATACAGTTTGCCATCAACAGCACTGAGAGAAAGCGTATGACCTTGAAGGATATCTACACTTGGATCGAGGACCACTTCCCCTATTTTAAGCACATTGCCAAGCCAGGCTGGAAG aaCTCTATCCGCCACAACCTTTCTCTCCATGACATGTTTGTTCGGGAGACATCTGCCAATGGCAAGGTCTCTTTCTGGACCATTCACCCAAGTGCCAATCGTTACTTGACATTGGACCAAGTGTTTAAG CAGCAGAAACGACCCAATCCTGAGCTCCGTAGAAATGTGACCATCAAAACGGAACTCCCGCTGGGTGCAC GGCGAAAGATGAAGCCACTGCTCCCACGGGTCAGCTCATACCTGGTGCCCATCCAGTTCCCAGTGAACCAGTCTCTGGTGTTACAGCCCTCAGTAAAGGTGCCACTGCCTCTGGCAGCTTCACTTATGAGCTCAGAGCTCGCCCGTCATAGCAAGCGAGTCCGAATTGCACCCAAGGTTCTGCTAGCCAACGAAGGGGTAGCCCCACTTCCTGCTGCAGGACAGGTGAAGGAGGAGAAACCCCTGCTCGAAGAAGGGCTAATGCCTCTGCTTCCTATTCAGTCCATTAAGGAGGAAGAAATACAGCCTGGGGAGGACTTGCCACACTTAGAGAGGCCTATCAAAGTGGAGAGCCCTCCCTTGGAAGAGTGGCCTTCTCCATGTGCATCACTGAAAGAGGAACTGTCCAATTCCTGGGAAGATTCTTCCTGCTCTCCTACCCCAAAGCCCAAGAAGTCCTATTGTGGGCTCAGATCCCCAGCCCGGTGTGTCTCGGAAATGCTGGTGACTAAgcgaagagagaagagggaggtgagCCGGTCTCGGAGGAAACAGCACCTTCGCCCACCCTGTCTGGATGAGCCTGAACTGCTCTTCTCAGAGGACCCCAGCACAttacagccagccatggagccTCTACCTCTAGCAGAGCCCTCAGAGCCTGCATCCCAGCTCAGCTGCcctcaggaggagggagggcccTTCAAGACCCCCGTCAAGGAGACGGTGCCCATCTCTTCCACTCCTAGCAAGTCTGTACTCTCCAGAACCCCTGAGTCCTGGAGGCTCACACCCCCAGCCAAAGTTGGGGGGTTAGATTTCAGCCCAGTACGAACCCCCCAGGGCGCCTTTGGCCCCTTGCCTGACTCCCTGGGGCTGATGGAGCTGAACACCACACCTCTGAAAAGCGTTCCCCTTTTTGACTCACCCCGAGAGCTCCTCAACTCAGAACCCTTTGACCTTGCCTCTGACCCCTTTAGCAGCTCTCCGCCTCCACATCTGGAGGTCCCCAAGCCAGGCTCCCCTGAGCCACAGGTCCCCAGCCTTTCAGCCAACCGTTCTGTCACAGAAGGCCTGGTCTTGGACACAATGAATGACAGTCTCAGCAAGATCCTTCTAGACATCAGCTTCCCTGGCCTGGAGGAGGATCCTCTGGGCCCTGACAACATCAACTGGTCTCAGTTCATCCCTGAGCTGCGGTAG
- the Foxm1 gene encoding forkhead box protein M1 isoform X2, whose translation MRTSPRRPLILKRRRLPLPIQNAPRETSQEETKRLPAQQEPTQAQASQEVAESSSCKFPAGIKIINHPTMPNTQVVAIPNNADIQSIITALTAKGKESGSNGPNKFILISSGGASSHPPGPQPQAQASNDSRKTGVITETLGPKPAAKGAPVPKPPGALPRQRQESCAGSEAAGCTLDNSLTNIQWLGKMSSDGLGPCSIKQEMEEKENCQLEQNQVKAEEPSGASTSWQDSVSERPPYSYMAMIQFAINSTERKRMTLKDIYTWIEDHFPYFKHIAKPGWKNSIRHNLSLHDMFVRETSANGKVSFWTIHPSANRYLTLDQVFKQQKRPNPELRRNVTIKTELPLGARRKMKPLLPRVSSYLVPIQFPVNQSLVLQPSVKVPLPLAASLMSSELARHSKRVRIAPKVLLANEGVAPLPAAGQVKEEKPLLEEGLMPLLPIQSIKEEEIQPGEDLPHLERPIKVESPPLEEWPSPCASLKEELSNSWEDSSCSPTPKPKKSYCGLRSPARCVSEMLVTKRREKREVSRSRRKQHLRPPCLDEPELLFSEDPSTLQPAMEPLPLAEPSEPASQLSCPQEEGGPFKTPVKETVPISSTPSKSVLSRTPESWRLTPPAKVGGLDFSPVRTPQGAFGPLPDSLGLMELNTTPLKSVPLFDSPRELLNSEPFDLASDPFSSSPPPHLEVPKPGSPEPQVPSLSANRSVTEGLVLDTMNDSLSKILLDISFPGLEEDPLGPDNINWSQFIPELR comes from the exons ATGAGAACCAGCCCCCGTCGGCCACTGATTCTCAAAAGACGGAGGCTGCCCCTTCCTATTCAAAATGCCCCACGTGAAACatcacaggaagaaacaaagagactCCCTGCCCAGCAGGAGCCTACTCAAGCACAGGCCTCCCAGGAGGTGGCAGAGTCCAGTTCTTGCAAGTTTCCAGCTGGAATCAAGATTATCAATCACCCCACCATGCCCAACACACAAGTGGTGGCCATCCCCAACAATGCCGATATCCAGAGCATCATCACAGCACTAACTGCCAAAGGGAAAGAGAGTGGTAGCAATGGACCCAACAAGTTCATCCTCATCAGCTCTGGGGGAGCCTCATCTCACCCTCCTGGTCCCCAGCCTCAAGCCCAAGCCAGCAACGATTCCAGGAAGACGGGAGTGATCACCGAGACGTTGGGACCAAAGCCAGCAGCTAAGGGTGCACCTGTTCCCAAGCCACCTGGAGCCCTTCCAAGGCAAAGACAGGAAAGCTGTG CTGGCAGTGAAGCAGCAGGCTGCACGCTGGACAACAGCTTAACCAATATCCAGTGGCTTGGGAAGATGAGTTCTGATGGACTGGGCCCCTGCAGCATTaagcaggagatggaagagaaggagaattgTCAGCTGGAGCAGAATCAGGTTAAG GCTGAGGAGCCCTCAGGAGCATCCACATCTTGGCAGGACTCTGTGTCTGAGAGGCCACCCTACTCTTACATGGCCATGATACAGTTTGCCATCAACAGCACTGAGAGAAAGCGTATGACCTTGAAGGATATCTACACTTGGATCGAGGACCACTTCCCCTATTTTAAGCACATTGCCAAGCCAGGCTGGAAG aaCTCTATCCGCCACAACCTTTCTCTCCATGACATGTTTGTTCGGGAGACATCTGCCAATGGCAAGGTCTCTTTCTGGACCATTCACCCAAGTGCCAATCGTTACTTGACATTGGACCAAGTGTTTAAG CAGCAGAAACGACCCAATCCTGAGCTCCGTAGAAATGTGACCATCAAAACGGAACTCCCGCTGGGTGCAC GGCGAAAGATGAAGCCACTGCTCCCACGGGTCAGCTCATACCTGGTGCCCATCCAGTTCCCAGTGAACCAGTCTCTGGTGTTACAGCCCTCAGTAAAGGTGCCACTGCCTCTGGCAGCTTCACTTATGAGCTCAGAGCTCGCCCGTCATAGCAAGCGAGTCCGAATTGCACCCAAGGTTCTGCTAGCCAACGAAGGGGTAGCCCCACTTCCTGCTGCAGGACAGGTGAAGGAGGAGAAACCCCTGCTCGAAGAAGGGCTAATGCCTCTGCTTCCTATTCAGTCCATTAAGGAGGAAGAAATACAGCCTGGGGAGGACTTGCCACACTTAGAGAGGCCTATCAAAGTGGAGAGCCCTCCCTTGGAAGAGTGGCCTTCTCCATGTGCATCACTGAAAGAGGAACTGTCCAATTCCTGGGAAGATTCTTCCTGCTCTCCTACCCCAAAGCCCAAGAAGTCCTATTGTGGGCTCAGATCCCCAGCCCGGTGTGTCTCGGAAATGCTGGTGACTAAgcgaagagagaagagggaggtgagCCGGTCTCGGAGGAAACAGCACCTTCGCCCACCCTGTCTGGATGAGCCTGAACTGCTCTTCTCAGAGGACCCCAGCACAttacagccagccatggagccTCTACCTCTAGCAGAGCCCTCAGAGCCTGCATCCCAGCTCAGCTGCcctcaggaggagggagggcccTTCAAGACCCCCGTCAAGGAGACGGTGCCCATCTCTTCCACTCCTAGCAAGTCTGTACTCTCCAGAACCCCTGAGTCCTGGAGGCTCACACCCCCAGCCAAAGTTGGGGGGTTAGATTTCAGCCCAGTACGAACCCCCCAGGGCGCCTTTGGCCCCTTGCCTGACTCCCTGGGGCTGATGGAGCTGAACACCACACCTCTGAAAAGCGTTCCCCTTTTTGACTCACCCCGAGAGCTCCTCAACTCAGAACCCTTTGACCTTGCCTCTGACCCCTTTAGCAGCTCTCCGCCTCCACATCTGGAGGTCCCCAAGCCAGGCTCCCCTGAGCCACAGGTCCCCAGCCTTTCAGCCAACCGTTCTGTCACAGAAGGCCTGGTCTTGGACACAATGAATGACAGTCTCAGCAAGATCCTTCTAGACATCAGCTTCCCTGGCCTGGAGGAGGATCCTCTGGGCCCTGACAACATCAACTGGTCTCAGTTCATCCCTGAGCTGCGGTAG
- the Tex52 gene encoding testis-expressed protein 52: MASSWKRSLQRPSMKDVSHVREPFLQMVHARESFPTYQTWAQREFFLPKKAKELPGFTRQAYHKLALKQPPYTEIKSKVHHQALYPWKDAAQHTWGFHTWLDVGRLPATFPTRPDKPYDSNVWRSLTYSNAHRLPAAQPAIPPPSWMGPHSFLTFISSTPIFEDMNRKNQVILRTVRELKEVERLKLRSEQRAPPLDAHGNILPPPNFKK; encoded by the exons ATGGCCAGCAGCTGGAAAAGATCACTACAAAGGCCATCCATGAAAGATGTATCTCATGTCAGGGAGCCTTTCCTGCAG ATGGTCCATGCCAGAGAATCCTTCCCCACCTACCAGACTTGGGCTCAGCGTGAGTTCTTCCTCCCTAAAAAGGCAAAGGAGTTGCCAGGCTTCACCCGGCAAGCCTACCACAAGCTGGCCCTGAAGCAGCCACCGTACACAGAAATAAAGTCTAAAGTTCATCACCAGGCACTCTATCCTTGGAAGGATGCAGCCCAGCACACCTGGGGCTTTCACACATGGCTTGATGTGGGACGTCTGCCTGCCACCTTCCCCACCAGGCCAGACAAACCGTATGACAGCAATGTCTGGCGCAGCTTGACTTACTCCAATGCCCACCGTCTCCCAGCTGCACAACCTGCCATCCCTCCGCCCTCCTGGATGGGCCCACACAGCTTCCTGACCTTCATCAGTAGTACTCCCATCTTCGAGGATATGAACAGAAAGAACCAAGTGATTTTGAGAACCGTGAGAGAGCTGAAGGAGGTGGAAAGACTCAAGCTGAGGAGTGAACAAAGGGCCCCTCCACTCGATGCCCATGGCAATATTCTGCCCCCACCAAACTTCAAGAAGTAA